Proteins from a single region of Apium graveolens cultivar Ventura chromosome 7, ASM990537v1, whole genome shotgun sequence:
- the LOC141674404 gene encoding uncharacterized protein LOC141674404, translated as MLAYGAEAVVPLEITHGSPRIEAYEPETNEEVLRLALDLIDEFRDEANARNAEHQRRASLHYNRRVKERFFQQGDLVLGKIEASGVGERGKLAPNWEGPYKVRKITGRGSYKLEILNGDEVPRTWHASNLKAYYV; from the coding sequence ATGCTGGCTTATGGAGCCGAGGCAGTGGTGCCCCTTGAGATCACTCATGGATCGCCTAGGATCGAAGCTTACGAGCCAGAGACCAACGAAGAAGTCCTGAGGCTCGCCCTCGATCTCATTGATGAGTTCAGGGATGAGGCCAATGCCCGCAAtgcagagcatcaacgaagagcctccctCCACTATAATAGacgggttaaagaaaggttctttcaaCAAGGAGATTTGGTTCTAGGGAAGATTGAGGCATCAGGTGTAGGGGAGAGAGGAAAGCTAGCCCCTAACTGGGAAGGACCTTATAAGGTCAGGAAGATAACaggacgaggatcctacaagttagAGATCCTGAATGGTGATGAAGTGCCTCGTACTTGGCATGCTTCAAACCTGAAGGCTTATTATGTTTAG